One Candidatus Binatia bacterium DNA segment encodes these proteins:
- the typA gene encoding translational GTPase TypA — protein sequence MRNIAIIAHVDHGKTTLVDALLHQSGTFSAHQNVAERVMDSGAIERERGLTILAKNTSIVYSDVRINIVDTPGHADFGGEVERTLAMVDGVILLVDSSEGPLPQTRFVLRKALEAGLAPIVCVNKIDRADARVAEVLDEIYGLFIDLDANETQLEFPVVYTNAKAGTATRELEVEGKDLRTLFQLIIEALPGPEVPENEPTQFQVNNLGYDDYVGRLALGRVRSGEVVNGEHYTLCGADGVETPFKLTHVYGWYGLKRVDLDRASGGDIVALAGIENVEIGDTIADSENPRALPRLRIDEPTIAMIFGVNTSPWAGREGKYVTSRKLRERLEMEAHRNVSLKVEETGFPDKIRVCGRGELQLAILIETMRREGYEIEVSKPMVVTREVDGKLEEPMETAIIDTPEEYVGVISQLLSMRKGTMTHMAPPASGRVRLEFSVPSRGLIGFRSPFLTDTRGTGIINAMFNGYAPWAGEIQRRTNGAIISDRAGVATPYALFHLQERGIQFVPAGTPVYEGMVIGEYSRAGDLDVNVTREKKLTNVRASGRDEAIRLSPPHTMGLEDALDWIDDDERVEVTPKSIRIRKQILAQNVRPKKKTREEK from the coding sequence GTGCGCAACATTGCGATCATTGCGCACGTCGACCATGGCAAGACTACCCTCGTCGATGCACTGCTCCATCAGAGCGGTACCTTCAGCGCGCACCAGAACGTTGCCGAACGTGTGATGGACTCCGGCGCGATCGAGCGAGAGCGGGGCCTCACCATTCTCGCCAAGAACACGTCGATCGTTTACAGCGACGTCCGGATCAATATCGTCGACACGCCGGGGCACGCTGACTTCGGCGGCGAGGTCGAGCGCACGCTCGCAATGGTCGACGGCGTGATCCTGCTCGTCGACTCGTCGGAGGGTCCGCTGCCGCAGACCCGGTTCGTTCTGCGCAAGGCATTGGAAGCCGGGCTCGCGCCGATCGTCTGCGTCAATAAGATCGATCGGGCCGATGCGCGCGTCGCCGAAGTCCTCGACGAGATCTACGGGCTCTTCATCGATCTCGATGCCAACGAGACCCAGCTCGAGTTCCCTGTCGTCTACACGAACGCCAAGGCCGGCACGGCCACTCGCGAGCTCGAAGTCGAGGGGAAGGATCTGCGGACCCTCTTCCAGCTGATCATCGAGGCGCTCCCTGGCCCCGAGGTTCCCGAAAACGAGCCGACGCAGTTCCAGGTGAACAACCTGGGCTACGACGACTACGTCGGCCGACTCGCACTCGGTCGCGTTCGCTCTGGAGAGGTCGTCAACGGAGAGCACTACACGCTTTGCGGGGCGGACGGTGTGGAGACGCCGTTCAAGCTCACGCATGTGTACGGCTGGTACGGCCTGAAGCGGGTCGACCTCGACCGGGCGTCGGGTGGCGATATCGTCGCACTCGCCGGCATCGAGAATGTCGAGATCGGCGATACGATCGCCGACAGCGAAAACCCGCGCGCCTTGCCGCGCCTTCGGATCGACGAGCCGACGATCGCTATGATCTTCGGCGTGAACACGTCTCCGTGGGCCGGCCGCGAGGGCAAGTACGTCACGTCCCGCAAGCTCCGCGAGCGCCTCGAGATGGAGGCCCACAGGAACGTGAGTCTGAAGGTCGAGGAAACCGGCTTCCCAGACAAGATCCGTGTCTGTGGCCGCGGCGAGCTTCAGCTCGCCATCCTGATCGAGACGATGCGCCGCGAGGGCTACGAGATCGAGGTCTCGAAGCCCATGGTCGTAACGCGCGAGGTCGACGGCAAGCTCGAAGAGCCGATGGAGACCGCGATCATCGACACACCCGAGGAGTACGTGGGCGTGATCTCGCAGCTGCTGTCCATGCGCAAGGGGACCATGACGCACATGGCGCCGCCGGCCTCTGGCCGAGTGCGGTTGGAGTTCTCCGTGCCGTCCCGCGGCCTGATCGGCTTCCGCTCCCCGTTCCTCACCGACACCCGGGGAACCGGGATCATCAACGCGATGTTCAACGGCTACGCACCGTGGGCCGGAGAGATCCAGCGGCGCACCAATGGCGCGATCATCTCGGACCGCGCCGGTGTCGCGACGCCGTACGCCTTGTTCCACCTCCAAGAGCGCGGCATCCAGTTCGTGCCGGCTGGCACCCCGGTCTACGAGGGCATGGTCATCGGTGAGTACTCACGCGCCGGCGACCTCGATGTGAACGTGACCCGAGAGAAGAAGCTTACGAACGTCCGTGCCTCCGGGCGCGACGAGGCGATTCGACTCTCGCCGCCGCATACGATGGGCCTCGAGGACGCTCTCGACTGGATCGACGATGACGAGCGTGTAGAAGTGACCCCGAAGTCGATTCGCATCCGGAAACAAATCCTCGCCCAGAACGTCCGGCCCAAGAAGAAAACGAGGGAAGAGAAGTGA
- a CDS encoding peptidylprolyl isomerase, whose product MLAGNALVADAAAAKNPVVTIKTSMGTITAELFADKAPLSTKNFIDYAKAGYFDGTIFHRVIGNFMIQGGGMDATLTPKPGQRRPIKNEADNGIKNTRGTLAMARTSAPDSATAQWFINVKDNGFLDHRGKTPQGYGYAVFGKVTEGMDVVDRIKEVPTGNRGTHQDVPTDDVTIESVTIEGVTAKE is encoded by the coding sequence ATGCTCGCGGGCAACGCCCTGGTCGCCGATGCGGCCGCTGCGAAGAACCCGGTCGTCACGATCAAGACCTCGATGGGCACCATCACCGCGGAGCTGTTCGCCGACAAGGCGCCCCTGTCGACCAAGAACTTCATCGACTACGCCAAGGCCGGCTACTTCGACGGAACGATCTTTCACCGCGTCATCGGCAACTTCATGATCCAGGGCGGCGGCATGGACGCGACGCTCACGCCGAAGCCGGGCCAGCGCCGCCCGATCAAAAACGAAGCCGACAACGGCATCAAGAACACCCGCGGCACGCTCGCGATGGCCCGCACGAGCGCACCGGACAGCGCGACCGCACAGTGGTTCATCAACGTGAAGGACAACGGGTTCCTCGACCACCGGGGCAAGACCCCCCAGGGCTACGGCTACGCCGTATTCGGCAAGGTGACCGAGGGCATGGACGTGGTCGACCGGATCAAGGAAGTTCCGACCGGCAACCGCGGCACGCACCAGGACGTGCCCACTGACGACGTCACCATCGAGAGCGTCACCATCGAGGGCGTCACGGCGAAGGAATAG
- a CDS encoding DNA topoisomerase IV subunit B, with the protein MARSYTAKDITVLEGLEPVRKRPGMYIGSVDSPGLHHLVWEIVDNSVDEAMNGHCKRIDVTLEKDGETVRVRDDGRGIPVDMHKKYRKPALELILTTLHAGGKFEAKNYYHSGGLHGVGASVVTALADKMTVRVKRDGAEWEQKFARGIATAKLKKVGSRTRGSGTMIEFHPDPKIFPNVCFDPKLIKDRLESKAYLHKGLTVTFEDKASKESHTFHYDDGIRAYLDKVLTKEKRKRVAAETFYATREEDGVHVECSLAWTEDTNETLSSFVNSIPTSSGGTHENGLKSGMVKAVRNYLELQNLVPRGLQIAAEDVREGVVGLLSCFIAAPQFQGQTKDRLNNSELTPVVDAFVRSSLENWLLSNRSSADAIAERVILSAKARSASRAAAKEVQRKSAVSHRLNLPGKLADCSSTDPSKSELFLVEGDSAGGSAKQGRNRHFQAILPLRGKVLNTEQASTTKVLANVELSNIVKALGSGIGREFDARKLRYHRICLLMDADSDGNHIATLLMTFFYRHMPQLISGGYLYLSVPPLYRIDIGKETFWAQDDDEKDSILAKRDKRGNVQVQRFKGLGEMNPSTLKLTTLDPQTRTLLQITVDEKSATDDTIQTLMGREVAPRFDLIMDRATAVADLDI; encoded by the coding sequence GTGGCGCGGAGCTATACGGCGAAGGACATCACGGTACTCGAGGGACTCGAGCCCGTACGCAAGAGGCCTGGTATGTACATCGGGTCGGTTGACTCGCCAGGCTTGCACCATCTCGTGTGGGAGATCGTCGACAACAGCGTCGACGAGGCGATGAACGGTCACTGCAAGCGGATCGACGTGACTCTCGAGAAGGATGGCGAGACCGTACGCGTGCGCGACGACGGGCGCGGCATCCCCGTCGACATGCACAAGAAGTACCGTAAGCCCGCCCTCGAGCTGATCCTCACGACGCTCCACGCCGGCGGCAAGTTCGAGGCGAAGAATTACTATCACTCGGGTGGCCTGCATGGTGTGGGAGCCTCGGTCGTCACCGCGCTCGCGGACAAGATGACCGTCCGCGTGAAGCGCGACGGGGCCGAGTGGGAACAGAAGTTCGCGCGTGGCATTGCAACGGCGAAGCTGAAGAAGGTCGGGAGCCGCACCCGTGGCAGTGGCACGATGATCGAGTTCCATCCCGACCCCAAGATCTTTCCGAACGTTTGCTTCGATCCGAAGCTAATCAAGGATCGGCTCGAATCGAAGGCCTATCTCCACAAGGGCCTCACCGTCACCTTTGAGGACAAGGCGTCCAAAGAGTCCCACACCTTCCACTACGACGACGGAATTCGCGCATATCTCGACAAGGTCCTCACGAAGGAGAAGCGGAAGCGTGTGGCCGCCGAGACCTTCTACGCGACGCGCGAGGAAGACGGCGTCCACGTCGAGTGCTCCCTCGCCTGGACCGAAGACACCAACGAGACGCTCTCGTCGTTCGTGAACAGCATCCCGACGAGTTCCGGGGGCACGCACGAGAACGGCTTGAAGTCCGGCATGGTGAAGGCCGTTCGGAACTACCTCGAGCTCCAGAACCTCGTCCCGCGGGGCCTGCAGATCGCAGCGGAGGACGTTCGCGAAGGTGTCGTCGGACTTCTGTCCTGCTTCATCGCGGCACCGCAGTTCCAGGGACAGACGAAGGATCGGTTGAACAACTCGGAGCTCACCCCGGTCGTCGACGCTTTCGTCCGCAGTTCGCTCGAGAACTGGCTTCTGAGCAACCGCTCGTCGGCCGACGCGATCGCCGAGCGAGTGATCCTCTCTGCGAAGGCGCGTTCGGCATCGCGCGCCGCTGCGAAGGAGGTGCAACGGAAGTCGGCGGTTTCACACCGGCTGAACCTGCCCGGGAAGCTCGCGGATTGCAGCTCGACGGATCCCTCGAAGTCCGAGCTGTTCCTCGTCGAGGGCGATTCCGCAGGCGGCTCGGCCAAGCAGGGGCGCAATCGGCACTTCCAGGCCATTCTCCCGCTGCGCGGCAAGGTGCTGAACACCGAGCAGGCATCGACGACGAAGGTGCTCGCAAACGTCGAGCTCTCCAACATCGTGAAGGCGCTGGGCTCGGGGATCGGCAGGGAGTTCGACGCTCGAAAGCTACGCTACCATCGCATCTGCCTGCTGATGGATGCCGACTCGGATGGCAATCACATCGCGACGCTCTTGATGACATTCTTCTACCGTCACATGCCGCAGCTCATCTCGGGCGGTTATCTCTATCTGTCTGTCCCGCCGCTGTATCGCATCGACATCGGCAAGGAGACGTTCTGGGCGCAGGACGACGACGAGAAGGACAGTATCCTCGCGAAGCGCGACAAACGGGGGAACGTCCAGGTCCAGAGATTCAAAGGGCTCGGTGAGATGAACCCGTCGACGCTCAAGCTGACGACTCTCGATCCCCAGACGCGGACCCTCTTGCAGATTACGGTCGATGAAAAGTCCGCGACGGACGACACGATCCAGACGCTCATGGGACGCGAAGTAGCTCCGCGGTTCGACCTCATCATGGACCGGGCGACCGCCGTCGCGGATCTGGACATCTGA
- a CDS encoding gamma carbonic anhydrase family protein produces the protein MILPFEEHRPRLAGDVFVAPDANVIGRVTIGAGSSVWFGAVVRADGDDITIGERSNLQDRVVVHIATDRHPTRIGDDVTVGHGAVLHGCTVEDRVLVGIGAVVLDSAHLEPDCMVAAGAVVTPGTRIPSGQLAVGSPARVVRALRPAEVEHLRTSAANYVALARRYASGGAIPSP, from the coding sequence ATGATTCTGCCCTTCGAAGAGCACCGACCGCGCCTCGCCGGGGACGTCTTCGTCGCGCCGGACGCCAACGTGATCGGGCGCGTGACGATCGGCGCGGGCTCCAGCGTCTGGTTCGGAGCCGTCGTTCGGGCCGACGGCGACGACATCACGATCGGAGAGCGCTCGAACCTGCAGGACCGGGTCGTGGTCCACATCGCGACGGACCGTCACCCGACGCGGATCGGCGATGACGTCACCGTGGGCCACGGGGCCGTCCTGCACGGGTGCACGGTCGAGGACCGGGTTCTGGTGGGTATCGGCGCCGTCGTTCTCGACAGCGCACACCTGGAGCCGGACTGCATGGTCGCGGCCGGTGCGGTCGTGACGCCGGGGACTCGAATTCCTTCCGGTCAGCTCGCCGTCGGGTCGCCGGCCCGTGTCGTGCGGGCGCTGCGTCCGGCCGAAGTCGAACACCTGCGAACGTCGGCTGCGAACTATGTGGCGCTGGCGCGCCGGTACGCAAGCGGCGGCGCTATTCCTTCGCCGTGA
- a CDS encoding S8 family serine peptidase, with product MFALRHVALPCLAVLLVTTTAEGGKVPTRLTDAVRRAGSARVLVQLDESVAAEGALPARSAVIGQRARIAASGRRLATTLGGTGSRVLRAFETVPFAALDVDEAGLDALEQADFVVAVEEDRLSFPILDESVPQIEANAVHLTGYDGSGQTIAILDTGVDSAHPFLAGRVVSESCFSSGDDCPNGSSTQTGAGAGAPCTYAPEDCAHGTHVAGIAAGAGESFTGVAPGADLISIQIFTRFNGAFCGGATPCAASFTSDQVAALERVLTLADIFPIAAVNMSIGGAVPFTSASACDEANAARKAVIDHLRSIGIVTVGASGNERSADGLTSPACISTLVSVGATTAVDTVAGFSNSAAFLTLLAPGVGIDSSVPGDGFRVMNGTSMAAPHVSGAFALLRQQSTSASVTELVEVLRATGVPVLDARNGVIVPRISLLSAVAEGRVAPRGLLEFPLDGRYATGIGAFTAWLCDAKSVLIRVDGGEPMVAAYGTPRDDTKAVCGDADNGVSLLYNFNRDGNGLHTAELIADGVVVSTSTYTVSTFGVPFLRGADEKTYILQDFEGHDVSVKWLTERQGFEIIAVD from the coding sequence ATGTTTGCGCTTCGCCATGTTGCCCTGCCCTGCCTCGCCGTTCTTCTGGTGACGACGACAGCCGAGGGCGGGAAAGTGCCGACGAGGCTCACCGACGCAGTGCGCCGGGCAGGGTCGGCTCGGGTTCTCGTCCAGCTGGACGAGTCGGTGGCGGCGGAGGGCGCCCTTCCCGCCCGTTCGGCGGTCATCGGGCAGCGCGCGCGAATCGCGGCGAGTGGTCGGCGCCTTGCGACCACGCTCGGGGGGACCGGAAGCCGGGTGCTCCGTGCGTTCGAGACGGTTCCGTTCGCCGCACTGGACGTCGACGAGGCCGGACTCGATGCCCTCGAGCAGGCCGACTTCGTCGTGGCAGTCGAGGAGGACAGACTATCCTTCCCGATTCTCGACGAGAGCGTCCCGCAAATCGAAGCCAATGCCGTCCACCTGACCGGCTACGACGGGAGCGGCCAGACCATTGCGATTCTCGATACCGGCGTTGATTCCGCACACCCGTTCCTCGCCGGCCGCGTAGTCTCCGAGTCGTGCTTCTCTTCCGGCGACGACTGTCCCAACGGCAGCTCGACTCAGACCGGTGCCGGCGCCGGTGCCCCGTGTACCTACGCACCAGAGGACTGTGCACACGGCACACACGTCGCCGGGATTGCCGCGGGGGCCGGCGAGAGCTTCACCGGCGTTGCTCCTGGAGCCGATCTGATTTCGATTCAGATCTTTACGCGCTTCAACGGTGCCTTTTGCGGTGGGGCCACTCCCTGTGCCGCTTCGTTCACCTCGGACCAGGTGGCCGCGCTCGAACGCGTCCTTACACTTGCCGACATCTTTCCGATCGCAGCGGTGAACATGAGCATCGGCGGGGCCGTGCCCTTCACATCCGCCTCGGCCTGCGACGAAGCGAACGCCGCGCGCAAGGCCGTGATCGATCACTTGCGCTCGATCGGGATCGTTACGGTTGGTGCATCCGGCAACGAGCGGTCGGCCGATGGACTCACGAGTCCGGCCTGCATCTCGACGCTCGTCAGCGTGGGGGCGACGACGGCTGTCGATACGGTGGCCGGCTTCTCGAACTCGGCCGCCTTCCTGACTCTCCTCGCGCCCGGCGTCGGCATCGATTCCTCAGTGCCGGGGGACGGGTTCCGCGTCATGAACGGCACGTCGATGGCCGCGCCCCACGTGTCTGGCGCTTTTGCCCTGCTGCGCCAGCAGTCCACGTCGGCTTCCGTGACCGAACTGGTCGAGGTTCTGCGCGCCACGGGTGTCCCGGTGCTGGACGCCCGAAACGGCGTGATCGTGCCGCGCATCTCACTCCTCTCCGCCGTGGCGGAGGGCAGGGTCGCCCCGCGTGGATTGCTCGAGTTTCCCCTCGACGGCCGCTACGCGACCGGCATCGGGGCCTTCACTGCCTGGCTGTGCGACGCCAAGTCCGTTTTGATCCGCGTGGACGGAGGCGAGCCGATGGTCGCCGCGTACGGTACGCCGCGCGACGACACGAAGGCGGTGTGCGGCGACGCCGACAACGGCGTGAGCCTCCTGTACAACTTCAACCGCGACGGCAACGGGCTCCACACAGCCGAACTCATCGCCGACGGCGTGGTCGTCAGTACGAGCACCTACACCGTGAGCACCTTCGGGGTTCCGTTCTTGCGCGGGGCGGACGAGAAGACCTACATCCTCCAGGACTTCGAGGGCCACGACGTCTCGGTGAAGTGGCTCACCGAGCGCCAGGGCTTCGAAATCATCGCCGTGGACTAA
- a CDS encoding DNA topoisomerase IV subunit A, which translates to MEGETRQADLRTTAEQRYLSYALSVITARALPDARDGLKPVQRRILFAMFQNLRLVASAKARKSAQIVGEVIGKYHPHGDVAAYDAMVRMAQDFSLRYPLVHGEGNFGSLDGDQAAAYRYTEARLTAIAEEILADLGADTVDWRPTYDASNEEPIVLPSRLPQLLMNGSTGIAVGMATNIPPHNLTEICNALVALVDAPKLEVTDLLKHIKGPDFPTGGELLSSRAEIRSVYETGTGALRVRGEYKIEKAPRGKVQIILTSIPYAVNKATLVERIGGLIIERKLPQVVDVRDESTDEIRVVLELKADIDPQVAMAFLFKHTDLQVNFNVNLTCLTPSDSPSGASPERVSLLDLCQHFLDFRMDVVTRRLEFEKRKLEARLHILEGFHKIHLDLDKAIRIIRRAEGRADAAKKLKVAFKLEDVQVDAILELRLYQLARLEIDKLEAERKEKQKRLAEVDRLLKRKAERWKMIRRELLELKEKYGDARRTKVSMSGREDLVYDPDAYIVHEETTVLLTRDGWIRRVRELKDPSTARLREGDSLEAIHVGTTRDRIVLFSTLGVLYVLPASDVPATTGYGEPVQSLFKFKDGERVIRSMLVVEGGAAPTPKAKAKPKAKGKGKKAQANLFNEGDVIELTAPTKAILVASARGYGFQAGPDLSPTTRSGRRFARVAAGDELISIHDVTGKEVFCLAKSGKGVRFPLSDVADLSGVGRGVILMRLDSSDKLLGAVSGAGTTEFRVGIAKGSLRGVRGEAFPQLKRGAKGQKVIKRGTPESIAPPEN; encoded by the coding sequence ATGGAGGGGGAGACCCGCCAAGCAGATCTGCGTACCACTGCCGAGCAGCGGTATCTGAGCTACGCGCTCTCGGTAATCACGGCCCGTGCTCTGCCCGATGCTCGGGACGGGCTGAAGCCGGTCCAGCGGCGCATCTTGTTCGCGATGTTCCAGAACCTGCGCCTGGTGGCTTCGGCGAAGGCCAGGAAGTCGGCCCAGATCGTCGGCGAAGTGATCGGCAAGTATCACCCACACGGTGACGTCGCCGCGTACGACGCCATGGTCCGCATGGCCCAGGACTTCTCCTTGCGATACCCGCTGGTCCACGGCGAGGGGAACTTCGGCTCGCTCGACGGCGATCAGGCCGCGGCCTACCGCTACACCGAGGCCCGGCTCACCGCGATCGCGGAGGAGATCCTGGCCGACCTCGGGGCCGACACAGTCGATTGGCGTCCCACGTACGATGCCTCCAACGAGGAGCCGATCGTCCTGCCGAGCCGCCTCCCGCAGCTCCTGATGAACGGTTCCACCGGGATCGCGGTCGGCATGGCGACCAACATTCCGCCGCACAACCTCACCGAGATCTGCAATGCGCTAGTAGCTCTGGTCGATGCCCCGAAGCTCGAGGTGACGGACCTCCTTAAGCACATCAAGGGTCCTGACTTCCCAACCGGTGGGGAGCTGCTTTCGAGCCGCGCCGAGATCCGCAGCGTCTACGAGACCGGCACCGGCGCCCTCCGCGTCCGGGGCGAGTACAAGATCGAGAAGGCACCCCGCGGCAAGGTGCAGATCATCCTGACCTCGATCCCCTACGCCGTGAACAAGGCGACGCTGGTCGAACGTATCGGTGGCCTCATCATCGAGCGGAAGCTGCCGCAGGTCGTCGACGTGCGCGACGAGTCCACCGACGAGATCCGGGTCGTTCTGGAACTGAAGGCGGACATCGACCCGCAGGTCGCGATGGCCTTCCTGTTCAAGCACACGGACCTGCAGGTCAACTTTAACGTCAATCTCACTTGCCTGACACCTTCGGATAGCCCGAGCGGCGCGAGCCCCGAGCGCGTCTCGCTTCTCGACCTCTGCCAGCACTTCCTCGACTTCCGGATGGACGTCGTCACCCGCCGGCTCGAATTCGAGAAGCGAAAGCTCGAGGCGCGGCTCCATATCCTCGAGGGCTTCCACAAGATTCATCTCGACCTCGACAAGGCGATCCGGATCATTCGCCGCGCCGAGGGCCGCGCCGACGCCGCCAAGAAGCTGAAGGTCGCCTTCAAGCTCGAGGACGTGCAGGTCGACGCGATTCTGGAACTTAGGCTGTACCAGTTGGCCCGGCTCGAGATCGACAAGCTCGAGGCGGAACGCAAGGAGAAGCAGAAGCGGCTCGCCGAGGTCGACCGTCTCCTGAAACGCAAGGCCGAGCGTTGGAAGATGATCCGGCGCGAACTTCTCGAACTGAAGGAGAAGTACGGAGACGCCCGTCGCACGAAGGTGTCGATGAGCGGCCGCGAAGACCTCGTGTACGATCCGGACGCCTACATCGTTCACGAAGAGACAACCGTGCTCCTCACGCGCGACGGATGGATTCGCCGTGTGCGAGAGCTGAAGGATCCCTCCACCGCGCGACTTCGGGAAGGTGACTCGCTCGAGGCGATCCACGTCGGAACGACGCGCGACCGGATCGTCCTCTTTTCGACGCTGGGCGTTCTGTACGTGTTGCCCGCGAGTGACGTGCCGGCCACCACCGGCTACGGCGAGCCGGTGCAGTCGCTGTTCAAGTTCAAGGACGGAGAACGCGTGATTCGCAGCATGCTCGTCGTCGAGGGCGGTGCGGCCCCGACACCCAAAGCGAAGGCGAAGCCCAAGGCCAAAGGTAAGGGCAAGAAGGCCCAGGCGAACCTCTTCAACGAGGGGGACGTGATCGAGCTCACGGCGCCGACGAAAGCGATCCTAGTCGCGTCTGCGCGAGGATACGGCTTCCAGGCCGGCCCGGACCTTTCGCCGACCACGCGGAGCGGCCGCCGGTTTGCGCGTGTCGCGGCCGGAGACGAGTTGATCTCCATCCACGATGTCACGGGCAAGGAAGTCTTCTGTCTGGCGAAGAGTGGCAAGGGAGTTCGCTTCCCTCTGTCCGACGTCGCCGACCTCTCGGGCGTTGGGCGGGGCGTGATCCTCATGCGCCTCGACTCCAGCGACAAGCTCCTGGGCGCCGTGTCCGGGGCCGGCACGACGGAGTTCCGGGTGGGGATCGCCAAGGGTTCGCTGCGTGGCGTCCGAGGCGAGGCCTTCCCGCAGCTCAAGCGGGGAGCGAAGGGCCAGAAGGTCATCAAGCGCGGCACACCTGAGTCAATCGCGCCCCCCGAGAATTAG
- a CDS encoding prepilin-type N-terminal cleavage/methylation domain-containing protein produces MQNKQAVSDPRGFTLIELLVVVAIIGILAAIALPAFSAYRADSYNSHSSQALNTLAKAEEAYFARNGNYAPAIADLPSYYPPTGVVVTLTGVSVQGFSAESHHPEGTKTFNWDSANGGLQP; encoded by the coding sequence ATGCAGAACAAACAAGCCGTGAGCGATCCGAGGGGTTTCACCCTGATCGAGCTCCTGGTCGTGGTTGCGATCATTGGCATCCTCGCCGCCATCGCATTGCCGGCGTTCTCGGCCTATAGGGCCGACAGTTACAACTCACATTCCTCCCAGGCTCTGAACACGCTGGCCAAAGCGGAGGAGGCCTATTTCGCCCGGAATGGGAACTACGCGCCGGCGATCGCCGATCTACCCTCGTACTATCCGCCTACCGGCGTCGTGGTGACCCTGACCGGGGTCTCGGTGCAGGGCTTCTCGGCCGAGTCGCACCATCCCGAGGGGACCAAAACCTTCAACTGGGACTCGGCCAACGGCGGTTTGCAACCCTAG
- the rlmD gene encoding 23S rRNA (uracil(1939)-C(5))-methyltransferase RlmD: MAAPRKPAKGKGARRPTKRRTAGQRPAARGTAETQAKTGARCEHFPQCVGCPWVDRAYGAQLAEKHERLKAALEQHRELGRYRLVDPSGSPHRFGYRNHAKLVFRARRIQKGRETLLGVYKPGTHSVMPAEACSVHDRLLQPFLRDLLEEVQQRGVSIFDERRRGGDLRYALARSSRLSGKIHLTLVSARSRPAWLGELIRALRRRHPELESAFLCTNPTPGNALLTRDIHNIFGPPALLERLGDRILESQPDAFLQANPDVATNIYRAAVKAFRGPPSARILDVYCGVGAIGLSVVRPGDRLLGIESSVSAIACARSNARRARVRNTRFAAASAEGVKHVAAQHGMPEPDVVVVNPPRKGLGAPVTQQILELAPAQVLYVSCDPDTLARDLRMFTTHGYKLERVQAFDMLPQTPHVEALAVLSRHGAVSPRR, translated from the coding sequence ATGGCGGCACCGAGAAAGCCCGCGAAGGGCAAGGGCGCGCGCCGTCCGACGAAACGTCGGACGGCCGGGCAACGCCCAGCGGCGCGCGGTACGGCCGAAACCCAGGCCAAGACGGGGGCCCGCTGCGAGCACTTCCCGCAGTGCGTGGGCTGCCCGTGGGTGGACCGGGCGTATGGTGCGCAGCTCGCGGAGAAACACGAGCGGCTCAAGGCCGCGCTCGAGCAACACCGCGAACTTGGGCGCTACCGTCTCGTCGACCCGAGCGGGAGCCCGCATCGATTCGGGTACCGGAACCATGCGAAGCTCGTCTTTCGCGCGCGCCGGATCCAGAAGGGCCGCGAGACGCTCCTTGGGGTCTACAAACCGGGCACCCACAGCGTGATGCCGGCGGAAGCCTGCTCGGTCCACGACCGACTGCTCCAGCCCTTCCTGCGAGATCTCCTGGAGGAGGTTCAGCAACGGGGTGTGTCGATCTTCGACGAGCGGCGACGCGGCGGAGACCTGCGCTACGCACTGGCTCGAAGTTCGCGCCTCAGTGGCAAGATCCATCTCACGCTGGTCTCCGCCAGAAGTCGCCCGGCGTGGCTCGGCGAACTCATTCGTGCCCTACGCCGGCGACATCCCGAACTCGAGAGTGCCTTCCTGTGCACGAACCCGACGCCGGGCAACGCCTTGTTGACCCGCGACATCCACAACATTTTCGGGCCGCCGGCGCTCCTCGAACGCCTTGGCGATCGTATCCTCGAATCGCAGCCCGACGCCTTCCTGCAGGCGAACCCGGACGTGGCAACAAACATCTACCGGGCAGCGGTGAAGGCGTTCCGTGGCCCGCCGTCCGCTCGGATTCTCGATGTCTACTGCGGGGTCGGTGCCATCGGCCTGTCCGTCGTGCGGCCGGGCGACCGACTCCTCGGCATCGAGTCGTCTGTGAGCGCGATCGCCTGCGCTCGGAGCAACGCGCGCCGCGCTCGGGTGCGGAACACACGTTTCGCCGCCGCGTCGGCCGAGGGGGTGAAGCACGTTGCGGCGCAGCACGGGATGCCCGAGCCCGACGTCGTTGTGGTGAACCCCCCACGCAAGGGGCTCGGCGCACCCGTCACGCAGCAGATCCTGGAGTTGGCGCCGGCGCAGGTCCTGTACGTGTCCTGCGACCCGGACACGCTCGCGCGGGACCTCCGGATGTTCACGACCCACGGCTACAAGCTCGAGCGCGTGCAGGCCTTCGACATGCTTCCTCAGACACCGCACGTCGAAGCGCTCGCGGTGCTGTCGCGTCACGGCGCGGTTAGTCCACGGCGATGA